One window from the genome of Cucumis melo cultivar AY chromosome 12, USDA_Cmelo_AY_1.0, whole genome shotgun sequence encodes:
- the LOC127144167 gene encoding beta-galactosidase 15-like, which translates to MFNLHWSVLLLIAALACSSFCTGENVTYDSNAIIINGERRIILSGSIHYPRSTENMWPDLIQKAKDGGLDAIETYIFWDRHEPQQRKYDFSGNLDFIKFFRLIQNAGLYVVMRIGPYVCAEWNYGGFPLWLHNMPGVQLRTDNQVYKNEMQTFTTKIVNMCKQANLFASQGGPIILAQIENEYGNVMTPYGNAGKTYINWCAQMAESLNVGVPWIMCQQKDAPQPIIDTCNGYYCDNFTPNNPNSPKMFTENWVGWFKKWGDKDPHRTAEDVAFSVARFFQSGGVFNNYYMYHGGTNFGRTSGGPFITTSYDYDAPLDEYGSLNQPKWGHLKQLHASIKLGEKILTNGTRSNQDYGGSVTLTKFSNPSTGERFCFLSNTNGSNDATIDLQTDGKYFVPAWSVTILDGCNKEVYNTAKVNSQTSKFVKEQNEKNNAKLLWTWTPEPMKDTLQGKGKFKANRLLEQKGTTVDASDYLWYMTHIETNATFSLRNVSLQVSTKGHVLHAFVNKRYIGSQWKSDGQSFVFEKPILLKPRKNIITLLSATVGLNNYGAFYDTVPTGIDGGPIYLIGGGNVTVDLSSNLWSYKVGLNGEMKKLYDPTFSQKKKWRALNKKSIGRRMTWYKTNFKTPSGTNPVALDMQGMGKGQAWVNGVSIGRFWPSFISGNDSCSANCDYRGGYNPKKCADNCGNPSQRWYHVPRSFLSNDTNTLILFEEIGGNPQQVSIQTIALGTICGNAYEGSTLELSCQEGRIISEIQFASYGNPDGKCGSFKKGSWDVTNSTVLVEKTCVGVENCTIDVSARFFGVENATNLSARLAVQALCSNN; encoded by the coding sequence ATGTTTAATCTTCATTGGTCtgttcttcttcttattgctgctTTAGCTTGCTCGTCCTTTTGTACAGGAGAGAATGTTACCTATGACTCAAATGCTATAATTATCAATGGCGAACGACGCATTATCTTATCAGGTTCAATCCACTATCCACGCAGCACTGAAAATATGTGGCCCGATCTTATTCAAAAGGCCAAAGATGGGGGATTGGATGCAATTGAGACATACATTTTTTGGGATCGCCACGAGCCACAACAACGAAAATATGATTTCTCTGGAAATCTTGATTTTATCAAATTCTTTCGACTTATCCAAAATGCAGGACTTTATGTTGTCATGAGAATTGGTCCTTACGTTTGCGCCGAGTGGAACTACGGAGGCTTTCCACTATGGTTGCACAATATGCCAGGAGTTCAACTACGAACCGACAACCAAGTGTATAAGAATGAAATGCAAACCTTTACGACAAAAATAGTTAATATGTGTAAACAAGCCAACCTCTTTGCCTCACAAGGAGGGCCAATAATCTTAGCTCAAATCGAGAACGAGTATGGAAATGTGATGACGCCTTACGGAAATGCAGGAAAAACGTATATCAATTGGTGCGCTCAAATGGCTGAATCCCTTAATGTTGGTGTTCCGTGGATCATGTGCCAACAGAAAGATGCCCCACAACCGATCATTGATACATGCAATGGATACTATTGCGATAACTTTACTCCTAACAATCCTAATAGCCCAAAAATGTTTACTGAAAATTGGGTAGGATGGTTCAAGAAATGGGGCGATAAAGACCCTCACAGAACCGCAGAAGATGTGGCATTTTCTGTGGCTAGATTTTTTCAATCTGGTGGCGTATTTAACAATTATTACATGTACCACGGAGGCACCAACTTTGGAAGAACATCGGGCGGTCCATTCATCACTACGTCTTATGATTACGACGCACCACTTGATGAATATGGAAGCTTGAATCAACCTAAGTGGGGGCATCTCAAACAACTCCATGCATCAATAAAATTGGGAGAGAAGATTCTCACAAATGGCACCCGCTCAAACCAAGACTATGGTGGCTCCGTCACTTTAACGAAATTCTCTAACCCATCAACAGGAGAGAGGTTTTGCTTCTTAAGTAACACAAATGGTAGCAATGATGCAACCATAGATTTGCAGACAGATGGGAAATACTTTGTGCCAGCTTGGTCGGTAACCATTCTTGATGGCTGCAACAAGGAGGTTTACAATACTGCGAAGGTCAATTCTCAAACATCTAAGTTTGTGAAGGAACAAAATGAAAAGAACAATGCAAAACTCTTATGGACGTGGACTCCGGAGCCCATGAAAGACACACTACAAGGAAAGGGTAAGTTTAAGGCGAATCGTCTTTTAGAACAAAAAGGAACTACTGTTGATGCTAGTGACTACTTGTGGTACATGACTCACATTGAAACCAATGCAACATTTTCTCTTCGAAATGTATCTCTTCAAGTAAGTACGAAAGGTCACGTGCTTCATGCTTTTGTTAATAAGAGGTATATCGGGTCACAGTGGAAGAGCGATGGGCAAAGTTTTGTGTTTGAGAAACCTATTCTACTAAAACCGAGAAAGAACATAATAACCCTTTTGAGTGCCACAGTTGGGTTGAATAATTATGGTGCATTTTATGACACGGTTCCGACGGGAATTGATGGAGGTCCTATTTATTTAATTGGAGGTGGAAATGTCACAGTTGATTTATCATCAAATTTATGGTCTTATAAGGTTGGATTAAATGGAGAAATGAAGAAACTATACGACCCGACATTCTCACAGAAGAAAAAATGGAGGGCATTAAATAAAAAGTCTATTGGAAGGCGAATGACATGGTACAAAACTAACTTTAAGACTCCTTCAGGAACTAACCCAGTAGCATTGGACATGCAAGGAATGGGAAAAGGCCAAGCTTGGGTAAATGGGGTAAGCATAGGTCGATTTTGGCCTTCTTTTATTTCTGGCAATGATAGCTGCAGTGCAAACTGTGACTATAGAGGTGGATATAATCCTAAAAAATGTGCTGATAATTGTGGGAATCCTTCTCAAAGATGGTATCACGTTCCAAGATCGTTTCTTTCAAATGACACGAACACATtgattttatttgaagaaatcGGAGGAAATCCTCAACAAGTGTCAATTCAAACTATTGCTCTAGGAACTATTTGTGGAAATGCTTACGAAGGAAGCACCTTGGAGTTGTCATGTCAAGAGGGACGTATCATCTCTGAAATTCAATTTGCTAGCTACGGGAATCCAGATGGAAAATGCGGTTCCTTTAAGAAAGGCTCATGGGATGTGACAAATAGCACAGTTTTGGTGGAAAAGACTTGCGTTGGTGTGGAAAATTGTACAATTGATGTATCCGCAAGGTTTTTTGGAGTAGAAAATGCTACTAACTTATCCGCAAGACTAGCAGTCCAAGCACTTTGCTCAAATAATTGA
- the LOC127144168 gene encoding beta-galactosidase 15-like → MFNLHWSVLLLIAALACSSFCTGENVTYDSNAIIINGERRIILSGSIHYPRSTENMWPDLIQKAKDGGLDAIETYIFWDRHEPQQRKYDFSGNLDFIKFFRLIQNAGLYVVMRIGPYVCAEWNYGGFPLWLHNMPGVQLRTDNQVYKNEMQTFTTKIVNMCKQANLFASQGGPIILAQIENEYGNVMTPYGNAGKTYINWCAQMAESLNVGVPWIMCQQKDAPQPIIDTCNGYYCDNFTPNNPNSPKMFTENWVGWFKKWGDKDPHRTAEDVAFSVARFFQSGGVFNNYYMYHGGTNFGRTSGGPFITTSYDYDAPLDEYGSLNQPKWGHLKQLHASIKLGEKILTNGTRSNQDYGGSVTLTKFSNPSTGERFCFLSNTNGSNDATIDLQTDGKYFVPAWSVTILDGCNKEVYNTAKVNSQTSKFVKEQNEKNNAKLLWTWTPEPMKDTLQGKGKFKANRLLEQKGTTVDASDYLWYMTHIETNATFSLRNVSLQVSTKGHVLHAFVNKRYIGSQWKSDGQSFVFEKPILLKPRKNIITLLSATVGLNNYGALYDTVPTGIDGGPIYLIGGGNVTVDLSSNLWSYKVGLNGEMKKLYDPTFSQKKKWRALNKKSIGRRMTWYKTNFKTPSGTNPVALDMQGMGKGQAWVNGVSIGRFWPSFISGNDSCSANCDYRGGYNPKKCADNCGNPSQRWYHVPRSFLSNDTNTLILFEEIGGNPQQVSIQTIALGTICGNAYEGSTLELSCQEGRIISEIQFASYGNPDGKCGSFKKGSWDVTNSTVLVEKTCVGVENCTIDVSARFFGVENATNLSARLAVQALCSNN, encoded by the coding sequence ATGTTTAATCTTCATTGGTCtgttcttcttcttattgctgctTTAGCTTGCTCGTCCTTTTGTACAGGAGAGAATGTTACCTATGACTCAAATGCTATAATTATCAATGGCGAACGACGCATTATCTTATCAGGTTCAATCCACTATCCACGCAGCACTGAAAATATGTGGCCCGATCTTATTCAAAAGGCCAAAGATGGGGGATTGGATGCAATTGAGACATACATTTTTTGGGATCGCCACGAGCCACAACAACGAAAATATGATTTCTCTGGAAATCTTGATTTTATCAAATTCTTTCGACTTATCCAAAATGCAGGACTTTATGTTGTCATGAGAATTGGTCCTTACGTTTGCGCCGAGTGGAACTACGGAGGCTTTCCACTATGGTTGCACAATATGCCAGGAGTTCAACTACGAACCGACAACCAAGTGTATAAGAATGAAATGCAAACCTTTACGACAAAAATAGTTAATATGTGTAAACAAGCCAACCTCTTTGCCTCACAAGGAGGGCCAATAATCTTAGCTCAAATCGAGAACGAGTATGGAAATGTGATGACGCCTTACGGAAATGCAGGAAAAACGTATATCAATTGGTGCGCTCAAATGGCTGAATCCCTTAATGTTGGTGTTCCGTGGATCATGTGCCAACAGAAAGATGCCCCACAACCGATCATTGATACATGCAATGGATACTATTGCGATAACTTTACTCCTAACAATCCTAATAGCCCAAAAATGTTTACTGAAAATTGGGTAGGATGGTTCAAGAAATGGGGCGATAAAGACCCTCACAGAACCGCAGAAGATGTGGCATTTTCTGTGGCTAGATTTTTTCAATCTGGTGGCGTATTTAACAATTATTACATGTACCACGGAGGCACCAACTTTGGAAGAACATCGGGCGGTCCATTCATCACTACGTCTTATGATTACGACGCACCACTTGATGAATATGGAAGCTTGAATCAACCTAAGTGGGGGCATCTCAAACAACTCCATGCATCAATAAAATTGGGAGAGAAGATTCTCACAAATGGCACCCGCTCAAACCAAGACTATGGTGGCTCCGTCACTTTAACGAAATTCTCTAACCCATCAACAGGAGAGAGGTTTTGCTTCTTAAGTAACACAAATGGTAGCAATGATGCAACCATAGATTTGCAGACAGATGGGAAATACTTTGTGCCAGCTTGGTCGGTAACCATTCTTGATGGCTGCAACAAGGAGGTTTACAATACTGCGAAGGTCAATTCTCAAACATCTAAGTTTGTGAAGGAACAAAATGAAAAGAACAATGCAAAACTCTTATGGACGTGGACTCCGGAGCCCATGAAAGACACACTACAAGGAAAGGGTAAGTTTAAGGCGAATCGTCTTTTAGAACAAAAAGGAACTACTGTTGATGCTAGTGACTACTTGTGGTACATGACTCACATTGAAACCAATGCAACATTTTCTCTTCGAAATGTATCTCTTCAAGTAAGTACGAAAGGTCACGTGCTTCATGCTTTTGTTAATAAGAGGTATATCGGGTCACAGTGGAAGAGCGATGGGCAAAGTTTTGTGTTTGAGAAACCTATTCTACTAAAACCGAGAAAGAACATAATAACCCTTTTGAGTGCCACAGTTGGGTTGAATAATTATGGTGCACTTTATGACACGGTTCCGACGGGAATTGATGGAGGTCCTATTTATTTAATTGGAGGTGGAAATGTCACAGTTGATTTATCATCAAATTTATGGTCTTATAAGGTTGGATTAAATGGAGAAATGAAGAAACTATACGACCCGACATTCTCACAGAAGAAAAAATGGAGGGCATTAAATAAAAAGTCTATTGGAAGGCGAATGACATGGTACAAAACTAACTTTAAGACTCCTTCAGGAACTAACCCAGTAGCATTGGACATGCAAGGAATGGGAAAAGGCCAAGCTTGGGTAAATGGGGTAAGCATAGGTCGATTTTGGCCTTCTTTTATTTCTGGCAATGATAGCTGCAGTGCAAACTGTGACTATAGAGGTGGATATAATCCTAAAAAATGTGCTGATAATTGTGGGAATCCTTCTCAAAGATGGTATCACGTTCCAAGATCGTTTCTTTCAAATGACACGAACACATtgattttatttgaagaaatcGGAGGAAATCCTCAACAAGTGTCAATTCAAACTATTGCTCTAGGAACTATTTGTGGAAATGCTTACGAAGGAAGCACCTTGGAGTTGTCATGTCAAGAGGGACGTATCATCTCTGAAATTCAATTTGCTAGCTACGGGAATCCAGATGGAAAATGCGGTTCCTTTAAGAAAGGCTCATGGGATGTGACAAATAGCACAGTTTTGGTGGAAAAGACTTGCGTTGGTGTGGAAAATTGTACAATTGATGTATCCGCAAGGTTTTTTGGAGTAGAAAATGCTACTAACTTATCCGCAAGACTAGCAGTCCAAGCACTTTGCTCAAATAATTGA
- the LOC127144169 gene encoding LOW QUALITY PROTEIN: beta-galactosidase 15-like (The sequence of the model RefSeq protein was modified relative to this genomic sequence to represent the inferred CDS: substituted 1 base at 1 genomic stop codon), giving the protein MFNLHWSVLLLIAALACSSFCTGENVTYDSNAIIINGERRIILSGSIHYPRSTENMWPDLIQKAKDGGLDAIETYIFWDRHEPQQRKYDFSGNLDFIKFFRLIQNAGLYVVMRIGPYVCAEWNYGGFPLWLHNMPGVQLRTDNQVYKNEMQTFTTKIVNMCKQANLFASQGGPIILAQIENEYGNVMTPYGNAGKTYINWCAQMAESLNVGVPWIMCQQKDAPQPIIDTCNGYYCDNFTPNNPNSPKMFTENWVGWFKKWGDKDPYRTAEDVAFSVARFFQSGGVFNNYYMYHGGTNFGRTSGGPFITTSYDYDAPLDEYGSLNQPKWGHLKQLHASIKLGEKILTNGTRSNQDYGGSVTLTKFSNPSTGERFCFLSNTNGSNDATIDLQTDGKYFVPAWSVTILDGCNKEVYNTAKVNSQTSKFVKEXNEKNNAKLLWTWTPEPMKDTLQGKGKFKANRLLEQKGTTVDASDYLWYMTHIETNATFSLRNVSLQVSTKGHVLHAFVNKRYIGSQWKSDGQSFVFEKPILLKPRKNIITLLSATVGLNNYGAFYDTVPTGIDGGPIYLIGGGNVTVDLSSNLWSYKVGLNGEMKKLYDPTFSQKKKWRALNKKSIGRRMTWYKTNFKTPSGTNPVALDMQGMGKGQAWVNGVSIGRFWPSFISGNDSCSANCDYRGGYNPKKCADNCGNPSQRWYHVPRSFLSNDTNTLILFEEIGGNPQQVSIQTIALGTICGNAYEGSTLELSCQEGRIISEIQFASYGNPDGKCGYFKKGSWDVTNSTVLVEKTCVGVENCTIDVSARFFGVENATNLSARLAVQALCSNN; this is encoded by the coding sequence ATGTTTAATCTTCATTGGTCtgttcttcttcttattgctgctTTAGCTTGCTCGTCCTTTTGTACAGGAGAGAATGTTACCTATGACTCAAATGCTATAATTATCAATGGCGAACGACGCATTATCTTATCAGGTTCAATCCACTATCCACGCAGCACTGAAAATATGTGGCCCGATCTTATTCAAAAGGCCAAAGATGGGGGATTGGATGCAATTGAGACATACATTTTTTGGGATCGCCACGAGCCACAACAACGAAAATATGATTTCTCTGGAAATCTTGATTTTATCAAATTCTTTCGACTTATCCAAAATGCAGGACTTTATGTTGTCATGAGAATTGGTCCTTACGTTTGCGCCGAGTGGAACTACGGAGGCTTTCCACTATGGTTGCACAATATGCCAGGAGTTCAACTACGAACCGACAACCAAGTGTATAAGAATGAAATGCAAACCTTTACGACAAAAATAGTTAATATGTGTAAACAAGCCAACCTCTTTGCCTCACAAGGAGGGCCAATAATCTTAGCTCAAATCGAGAACGAGTATGGAAATGTGATGACGCCTTACGGAAATGCAGGAAAAACGTATATCAATTGGTGCGCTCAAATGGCTGAATCCCTTAATGTTGGTGTTCCGTGGATCATGTGCCAACAGAAAGATGCCCCACAACCGATCATTGATACATGCAATGGATACTATTGCGATAACTTTACTCCTAACAATCCTAATAGCCCAAAAATGTTTACTGAAAATTGGGTAGGATGGTTCAAGAAATGGGGCGATAAAGACCCTTACAGAACCGCAGAAGATGTGGCATTTTCTGTGGCTAGATTTTTTCAATCTGGTGGCGTATTTAACAATTATTACATGTACCACGGAGGCACCAACTTTGGAAGAACATCGGGCGGTCCATTCATCACTACGTCTTATGATTACGACGCACCACTTGATGAATATGGAAGCTTGAATCAACCTAAGTGGGGGCATCTCAAACAACTCCATGCATCAATAAAATTGGGAGAGAAGATTCTCACAAATGGCACCCGCTCAAACCAAGACTATGGTGGCTCCGTCACTTTAACGAAATTCTCTAACCCATCAACAGGAGAGAGGTTTTGCTTCTTAAGTAACACAAATGGTAGCAATGATGCAACCATAGATTTGCAGACAGATGGGAAATACTTTGTGCCAGCTTGGTCGGTAACCATTCTTGATGGCTGCAACAAGGAGGTTTACAATACTGCGAAGGTCAATTCTCAAACATCTAAGTTTGTGAAggaataaaatgaaaagaacaATGCAAAACTCTTATGGACGTGGACTCCGGAGCCCATGAAAGACACACTACAAGGAAAGGGTAAGTTTAAGGCGAATCGTCTTTTAGAACAAAAAGGAACTACTGTTGATGCTAGTGACTACTTGTGGTACATGACTCACATTGAAACCAATGCAACATTTTCTCTTCGAAATGTATCTCTTCAAGTAAGTACGAAAGGTCACGTGCTTCATGCTTTTGTTAATAAGAGGTATATCGGGTCACAGTGGAAGAGCGATGGGCAAAGTTTTGTGTTTGAGAAACCTATTCTACTAAAACCGAGAAAGAACATAATAACCCTTTTGAGTGCCACAGTTGGGTTGAATAATTATGGTGCATTTTATGACACGGTTCCGACGGGAATTGATGGAGGTCCTATTTATTTAATTGGAGGTGGAAATGTCACAGTTGATTTATCATCAAATTTATGGTCTTATAAGGTTGGATTAAATGGAGAAATGAAGAAACTATACGACCCGACATTCTCACAGAAGAAAAAATGGAGGGCATTAAATAAAAAGTCTATTGGAAGGCGAATGACATGGTACAAAACTAACTTTAAGACTCCTTCAGGAACTAACCCAGTAGCATTGGACATGCAAGGAATGGGAAAAGGCCAAGCTTGGGTAAATGGGGTAAGCATAGGTCGATTTTGGCCTTCTTTTATTTCTGGCAATGATAGCTGCAGTGCAAACTGTGACTATAGAGGTGGATATAATCCTAAAAAATGTGCTGATAATTGTGGGAATCCTTCTCAAAGATGGTATCACGTTCCAAGATCGTTTCTTTCAAATGACACGAACACATtgattttatttgaagaaatcGGAGGAAATCCTCAACAAGTGTCAATTCAAACTATTGCTCTAGGAACTATTTGTGGAAATGCTTACGAAGGAAGCACCTTGGAGTTGTCATGTCAAGAGGGACGTATCATCTCTGAAATTCAATTTGCTAGCTACGGGAATCCAGATGGAAAATGCGGTTACTTTAAGAAAGGCTCATGGGATGTGACAAATAGCACAGTTTTGGTGGAAAAGACTTGCGTTGGTGTGGAAAATTGTACAATTGATGTATCCGCAAGGTTTTTTGGAGTAGAAAATGCTACTAACTTATCCGCAAGACTAGCAGTCCAAGCACTTTGCTCAAATAATTGA
- the LOC127144171 gene encoding LOW QUALITY PROTEIN: beta-galactosidase 15-like (The sequence of the model RefSeq protein was modified relative to this genomic sequence to represent the inferred CDS: substituted 1 base at 1 genomic stop codon) — protein sequence MFNLHWSVLLLIAALACSSFCTGENVTYDSNAIIINGERRIILSGSIHYPRSTENMWPDLIQKAKDGGLDAIETYIFWDRHEPQQRKYDFSGNLDFIKFFRLIQNAGLYVVMRIGPYVCAEWNYGGFPLWLHNMPGVQLRTDNQVYKNEMQTFTTKIVNMCKQANLFASQGGPIILAQIENEYGNVMTPYGNAGKTYINWCAQMAESLNVGVPWIMCQQKDAPQPIIDTCNGYYCDNFTPNNPNSPKMFTENWVGWFKKWGDKDPHRTAEDVAFSVARFFQSGGVFNNYYMYHGGTNFGRTSGGPFITTSYDYDAPLDEYGSLNQPKWGHLKQLHASIKLGEKILTNGTRSNQDYGGSVTLTKFSNPSTGERFCFLSNTNGSNDATIDLQTDGKYFVPAWSVTILDGCNKEVYNTAKVNSQTSKFVKEXNEKNNAKLLWTWTPEPMKDTLQGKGKFKANRLLEQKGTTVDASDYLWYMTHIETNATFSLRNVSLQVSTKGHVLHAFVNKRYIGSQWKSDGQSFVFEKPILLKPRKNIITLLSATVGLNNYGAFYDTVPTGIDGGPIYLIGGGNVTVDLSSNLWSYKVGLNGEMKKLYDPTFSQKKKWRALNKKSIGRRMTWYKTNFKTPSGTNPVALDMQGMGKGQAWVNGVSIGRFWPSFISGNDSCSANCDYRGGYNPKKCADNCGNPSQRWYHVPRSFLSNDTNTLILFEEIGGNPQQVSIQTIALGTICGNAYEGSTLELSCQEGRIISEIQFASYGNPDGKCGSFKKGSWDVTNSTVLVEKTCVGVENCTIDVSARFFGVENATNLSARLAVQALCSNN from the coding sequence ATGTTTAATCTTCATTGGTCtgttcttcttcttattgctgctTTAGCTTGCTCGTCCTTTTGTACAGGAGAGAATGTTACCTATGACTCAAATGCTATAATTATCAATGGCGAACGACGCATTATCTTATCAGGTTCAATCCACTATCCACGCAGCACTGAAAATATGTGGCCCGATCTTATTCAAAAGGCCAAAGATGGGGGATTGGATGCAATTGAGACATACATTTTTTGGGATCGCCACGAGCCACAACAACGAAAATATGATTTCTCTGGAAATCTTGATTTTATCAAATTCTTTCGACTTATCCAAAATGCAGGACTTTATGTTGTCATGAGAATTGGTCCTTACGTTTGCGCCGAGTGGAACTACGGAGGCTTTCCACTATGGTTGCACAATATGCCAGGAGTTCAACTACGAACCGACAACCAAGTGTATAAGAATGAAATGCAAACCTTTACGACAAAAATAGTTAATATGTGTAAACAAGCCAACCTCTTTGCCTCACAAGGAGGGCCAATAATCTTAGCTCAAATCGAGAACGAGTATGGAAATGTGATGACGCCTTACGGAAATGCAGGAAAAACGTATATCAATTGGTGCGCTCAAATGGCTGAATCCCTTAATGTTGGTGTTCCGTGGATCATGTGCCAACAGAAAGATGCCCCACAACCGATCATTGATACATGCAATGGATACTATTGCGATAACTTTACTCCTAACAATCCTAATAGCCCAAAAATGTTTACTGAAAATTGGGTAGGATGGTTCAAGAAATGGGGCGATAAAGACCCTCACAGAACCGCAGAAGATGTGGCATTTTCTGTGGCTAGATTTTTTCAATCTGGTGGCGTATTTAACAATTATTACATGTACCACGGAGGCACCAACTTTGGAAGAACATCGGGCGGTCCATTCATCACTACGTCTTATGATTACGACGCACCACTTGATGAATATGGAAGCTTGAATCAACCTAAGTGGGGGCATCTCAAACAACTCCATGCATCAATAAAATTGGGAGAGAAGATTCTCACAAATGGCACCCGCTCAAACCAAGACTATGGTGGCTCCGTCACTTTAACGAAATTCTCTAACCCATCAACAGGAGAGAGGTTTTGCTTCTTAAGTAACACAAATGGTAGCAATGATGCAACCATAGATTTGCAGACAGATGGGAAATACTTTGTGCCAGCTTGGTCGGTAACCATTCTTGATGGCTGCAACAAGGAGGTTTACAATACTGCGAAGGTCAATTCTCAAACATCTAAGTTTGTGAAggaataaaatgaaaagaacaATGCAAAACTCTTATGGACGTGGACTCCGGAGCCCATGAAAGACACACTACAAGGAAAGGGTAAGTTTAAGGCGAATCGTCTTTTAGAACAAAAAGGAACTACTGTTGATGCTAGTGACTACTTGTGGTACATGACTCACATTGAAACCAATGCAACATTTTCTCTTCGAAATGTATCTCTTCAAGTAAGTACGAAAGGTCACGTGCTTCATGCTTTTGTTAATAAGAGGTATATCGGGTCACAGTGGAAGAGCGATGGGCAAAGTTTTGTGTTTGAGAAACCTATTCTACTAAAACCGAGAAAGAACATAATAACCCTTTTGAGTGCCACAGTTGGGTTGAATAATTATGGTGCATTTTATGACACGGTTCCGACGGGAATTGATGGAGGTCCTATTTATTTAATTGGAGGTGGAAATGTCACAGTTGATTTATCATCAAATTTATGGTCTTATAAGGTTGGATTAAATGGAGAAATGAAGAAACTATACGACCCGACATTCTCACAGAAGAAAAAATGGAGGGCATTAAATAAAAAGTCTATTGGAAGGCGAATGACATGGTACAAAACTAACTTTAAGACTCCTTCAGGAACTAACCCAGTAGCATTGGACATGCAAGGAATGGGAAAAGGCCAAGCTTGGGTAAATGGGGTAAGCATAGGTCGATTTTGGCCTTCTTTTATTTCTGGCAATGATAGCTGCAGTGCAAACTGTGACTATAGAGGTGGATATAATCCTAAAAAATGTGCTGATAATTGTGGGAATCCTTCTCAAAGATGGTATCACGTTCCAAGATCGTTTCTTTCAAATGACACGAACACATtgattttatttgaagaaatcGGAGGAAATCCTCAACAAGTGTCAATTCAAACTATTGCTCTAGGAACTATTTGTGGAAATGCTTACGAAGGAAGCACCTTGGAGTTG